A genomic region of Choristoneura fumiferana chromosome 17, NRCan_CFum_1, whole genome shotgun sequence contains the following coding sequences:
- the LOC141436701 gene encoding uncharacterized protein, whose amino-acid sequence MPARSKSPNTSRSRYSTGERRAPAHPPPIIVQPMPRSSVFKDAAAVAGGVTVGTTMGHLAGEALASLFGGRRRREVEEALPRDYRLEQPPSGPCAYEIASFLQCATAHDSLTECAAFSEALKNCKKRNGLP is encoded by the exons ATGCCTGCGCGGAGCAAAAGTCCCAA CACTTCCCGCTCCCGGTACTCAACGGGGGAGCGACGCGCGCCGGCACACCCGCCGCCCATCATCGTGCAGCCGATGCCACGAAGTTCGGTCTTCAAAGATGCGGCTGCAGTCGCTGGAGGTGTTACCGTTGGGACAACTATG GGTCACTTGGCAGGCGAGGCATTAGCCAGCCTCttcggcgggcggcggcgccgggAGGTGGAAGAGGCGCTGCCACGGGACTACCGTCTGGAACAGCCCCCGTCGGGGCCCTGCGCGTACGAGATCGCCTCGTTTCTACAGTGCGCAACCGCCCATGACAGCCTCACCGAGTGCGCGGCATTCAGTGAGGCACTTAAGAACTGTAAAAAGCGAAACG GGCTCCCATGA
- the Chchd2 gene encoding coiled-coil-helix-coiled-coil-helix domain containing 2 — protein MPRRGRSASPPPAPRRAAPAPAPSRVPAPAPPSAAAPMTAQPQQPSLFGQMAATAGGVAVGSAVGHVAGHALTGMFSGGSSEPAQQQQQQAAPQAAGYNQGQQPAGPCAWEIKQFIECAQQQHDLSLCEGFNEALRQCKVQHHL, from the exons ATGCCACGACGTGGACGTTCAGCAAGCCCGCCGCCGGCGCCAAGAAG AGCTGCGCCAGCACCTGCCCCGAGCCGTGTCCCGGCTCCTGCACCGCCATCGGCGGCTGCCCCGATGACCGCCCAGCCGCAACAACCCTCGTTGTTCGGTCAAATGGCAGCTACGGCTGGTGGAGTTGCGGTCGGATCAGCAGTG GGTCATGTGGCCGGTCATGCTTTAACTGGCATGTTCAGCGGTGGCAGCAGTGAGCCCGCGCAGCAGCAACAGCAGCAGGCGGCTCCACAAGCAGCTGGCTATAACCAGGGCCAGCAGCCTGCCGGCCCGTGCGCCTGGGAGATCAAACAGTTCATAGAGTGCGCGCAACAGCAGCACGACCTCTCACTCTGTGAGGGCTTCAATGAGGCTCTACGCCAGTGCAAAGTGCAACACCACTTGTAA